The following coding sequences are from one Ancylobacter sp. TS-1 window:
- a CDS encoding phosphoribosyl-ATP diphosphatase, with amino-acid sequence MAKDATRIDLDDLAAIVARRAASDSEASYTRALIAKGVAKCAQKLGEEAVETALAAVGPDTKAVVSESADLLYHLLVLLQARGVSLEDVYAELGRRTSRSGLEEKASRPKG; translated from the coding sequence ATGGCGAAGGACGCAACCCGCATCGATCTCGACGATCTGGCCGCCATCGTCGCCCGCCGCGCCGCCAGCGACAGCGAGGCGTCCTACACACGCGCGCTGATCGCCAAGGGCGTCGCCAAATGCGCCCAGAAGCTGGGCGAGGAGGCGGTCGAGACGGCGCTGGCGGCGGTCGGACCCGATACCAAAGCGGTCGTATCGGAGAGCGCCGATCTTCTCTACCATCTCCTCGTGCTGCTTCAGGCGCGTGGCGTGTCGTTGGAAGACGTCTATGCGGAACTGGGTCGCCGGACGAGCCGTTCCGGCCTCGAGGAAAAGGCGTCCCGCCCCAAGGGCTGA
- the coaA gene encoding type I pantothenate kinase has product MELKLDQVGLSPFRNFSRAEWAALRADTPQPLQPEEIQRLQGLNDRLSLPEIEEIYLPLSRLLSIYVGATQKLFRSMEKFLGPEQDGKMPYIIGVAGSVAVGKSTTSRVLQALLGRWPNTPKVALVTTDGFLLPNAVLEQEGLMGRKGFPESYDLPALLHFLTDIKAGRRPVRAPVYSHFNYDVMPNAQVEVDQPDILIVEGLNVLQTSRPPKDGKGIPFVSDFFDFKIYIDADEAILERWYVERFMRLRETAFRDPKAYFHRYSSFSDSEADATARAIWRSINLVNLTENILPTRQRADLILRKGGDHEVEAVALRKL; this is encoded by the coding sequence ATGGAATTGAAGCTCGACCAGGTTGGGCTGTCGCCCTTCCGTAATTTCAGCCGTGCCGAATGGGCCGCGCTGCGCGCCGACACGCCCCAGCCGCTTCAGCCGGAGGAGATCCAGCGCCTGCAGGGTCTCAACGACCGCCTGTCGCTGCCCGAGATCGAGGAAATCTACCTGCCTCTGTCGCGCCTTCTGTCGATCTATGTCGGCGCGACGCAGAAGCTGTTCCGGTCGATGGAGAAATTCCTCGGCCCCGAGCAGGACGGCAAGATGCCCTACATCATCGGCGTCGCCGGCTCGGTCGCGGTCGGCAAGTCCACCACCTCGCGCGTGCTGCAGGCCCTGCTCGGGCGCTGGCCCAACACCCCGAAGGTCGCGCTCGTCACCACGGACGGCTTCCTGCTGCCCAACGCGGTGCTGGAGCAGGAAGGGCTGATGGGGCGCAAGGGCTTCCCCGAAAGCTACGACCTGCCGGCGCTGCTGCACTTCCTCACCGACATCAAGGCCGGCCGCCGGCCGGTGCGCGCGCCGGTCTACAGCCATTTCAACTACGACGTGATGCCGAACGCCCAGGTCGAGGTCGACCAGCCGGACATCCTTATCGTCGAGGGGCTGAACGTACTGCAGACCAGCCGACCGCCCAAGGACGGCAAGGGCATTCCCTTCGTTTCCGACTTCTTCGACTTCAAGATCTACATCGACGCCGACGAGGCGATCCTGGAACGCTGGTATGTCGAGCGCTTCATGCGCCTGCGCGAGACCGCCTTCCGCGACCCGAAGGCCTATTTCCATCGCTATTCCAGCTTCTCCGATTCCGAGGCGGATGCCACCGCGCGGGCCATCTGGCGCTCGATCAATCTCGTGAACCTCACCGAGAACATCCTGCCCACCCGCCAGCGCGCCGACCTCATCCTGCGCAAGGGCGGCGATCACGAGGTCGAGGCGGTGGCGCTGAGGAAACTGTGA
- a CDS encoding alpha-ketoglutarate-dependent dioxygenase AlkB, with product MSAPVEIVPGCLYWPGWLDRAGQEALAEELREVLARAPLFTPRMPKTGQPFSVRMSNCGPLGWVSDTTGYRYQPTHPETGEPWPAMPARLLVAWDALAGTALRPEACLINWYAPGARMGLHQDRDEEEFSAPVLSLSLGDSAVFRIGGTTRRAPTRSVRLASGDVLVLSGPARLAFHGIDRILPDSSTLLRQPGRINLTLRRVRPGASSEILP from the coding sequence ATGAGCGCACCGGTGGAGATCGTGCCCGGCTGCCTCTACTGGCCCGGCTGGCTGGACCGGGCGGGGCAGGAGGCGCTGGCGGAGGAGTTGCGCGAGGTGCTGGCGCGCGCGCCGCTGTTCACGCCGCGCATGCCGAAGACCGGCCAGCCCTTCTCGGTGCGGATGTCGAATTGCGGCCCGCTCGGCTGGGTCTCGGACACGACCGGCTACCGCTACCAGCCGACCCATCCCGAGACCGGCGAGCCCTGGCCCGCCATGCCGGCGCGGCTGCTGGTGGCCTGGGACGCGCTGGCCGGCACGGCGCTGCGGCCGGAGGCATGCCTGATCAACTGGTACGCGCCCGGCGCGCGCATGGGGCTGCACCAGGACCGCGACGAGGAGGAGTTCTCGGCGCCCGTGCTCTCGCTCTCGCTGGGAGACAGCGCGGTGTTCCGCATCGGCGGCACCACACGCCGCGCGCCCACCCGCTCGGTCCGCCTCGCCTCGGGCGATGTGCTGGTGCTGTCCGGCCCGGCGCGGCTTGCCTTCCATGGCATTGACCGCATTCTGCCCGACAGTTCGACCCTGCTGCGCCAGCCCGGCCGCATCAATCTGACGTTACGGCGGGTGCGGCCGGGCGCCTCCAGCGAAATTCTGCCTTGA
- the grpE gene encoding nucleotide exchange factor GrpE, with translation MSDENRTPADPTDVAAETTAAAGEAPAATEDLAAQFAAEKEQLEAEIATLKDKFLRAFAEADNVRRRAEREVADAKVYGITGFARDILNVADDFERALGAIDDEARAKAEGVLKTVLDGIDITSRALTQTLSKHGVARIEAEGSKFDPNLHQAMFEVPNAELPSGTVVQVIQPGYKIGERVLRPALVGVSKGGPKAAPAETPAAEG, from the coding sequence ATGAGCGACGAGAACCGCACCCCGGCTGATCCGACCGATGTGGCGGCGGAGACGACCGCCGCAGCCGGCGAAGCGCCCGCGGCGACGGAAGACCTCGCCGCCCAGTTCGCTGCCGAAAAGGAGCAGCTGGAGGCCGAGATCGCCACCCTGAAGGACAAGTTCCTGCGCGCCTTCGCCGAGGCCGACAATGTGCGCCGCCGCGCCGAGCGCGAGGTCGCCGATGCCAAGGTCTACGGCATCACCGGCTTCGCCCGCGACATACTCAACGTCGCCGACGATTTCGAGCGGGCGCTCGGTGCCATCGACGACGAGGCGCGCGCCAAGGCCGAGGGCGTGCTGAAGACGGTGCTGGACGGCATCGACATCACCTCCCGCGCGCTGACGCAGACGCTCTCCAAGCACGGCGTGGCGCGCATCGAGGCGGAAGGCTCGAAGTTCGACCCGAACCTGCATCAGGCGATGTTCGAGGTGCCGAATGCCGAGCTTCCCTCCGGCACGGTCGTGCAGGTGATCCAGCCCGGCTACAAGATCGGCGAGCGCGTTCTGCGCCCGGCGCTGGTCGGCGTGTCGAAGGGCGGCCCCAAGGCGGCCCCGGCCGAGACCCCCGCCGCCGAGGGCTGA
- the hrcA gene encoding heat-inducible transcriptional repressor HrcA, which translates to MPLDPLLASSAPSLARLDERSREIFRQIVETYLATGEPAGSRNISRLIPMTLSPASVRNVMADLEAAGLIFAPHTSAGRLPTERGLRFFVDALLEIGDVSEDERNSIETQVRAAARAQTVDGVLAEASNLLSGLSRGAGVVTAGKTDVRLKHIEFVPLDASRALLILVSEDGEVENRLVPLPKGLPASVLVEATNFLSSLTRGRTIAELRSEVERTLSARRAELDEVTARVVETGLASWSGGEKADRRLIVRGQTRLLHDLRAIEDLERVRLLFDDLEAKQEVVDLLGRAEEAQGLRIFIGSENKLFSLSGSSTIVAPYRDGQGRVVGVLGVIGPTRLNYARIVPMVDFTARVVSRVLAGSGTDAA; encoded by the coding sequence ATGCCCCTTGATCCACTGCTCGCTTCCAGCGCTCCCTCGCTCGCCCGGCTCGACGAACGCTCGCGCGAAATCTTCCGCCAGATCGTCGAGACCTATCTGGCGACCGGCGAGCCGGCGGGGTCGCGCAACATCTCCCGCCTCATTCCGATGACGCTGTCGCCGGCCTCGGTGCGCAACGTGATGGCGGACCTCGAGGCGGCAGGGCTGATCTTCGCGCCCCATACCAGCGCCGGCCGCCTGCCGACCGAGCGGGGCCTGCGCTTCTTCGTCGACGCGCTGCTGGAAATCGGCGACGTCTCCGAGGACGAGCGCAATTCGATCGAGACCCAGGTGCGCGCCGCCGCCCGCGCCCAGACGGTCGACGGTGTACTGGCGGAAGCCTCGAACCTGCTCTCCGGCCTGTCGCGCGGCGCCGGCGTCGTCACAGCCGGCAAGACCGATGTGCGGCTCAAGCACATCGAGTTCGTGCCGCTCGACGCCAGCCGCGCCCTGCTCATCCTCGTCTCCGAGGATGGCGAGGTGGAGAACCGGCTGGTGCCGCTGCCCAAGGGCCTGCCGGCCTCGGTGCTGGTGGAGGCGACCAATTTCCTCAGCTCGCTGACGCGCGGGCGCACCATCGCCGAGCTGCGCAGCGAGGTGGAGCGCACGCTCAGCGCACGCCGCGCCGAGCTCGACGAAGTGACGGCCCGCGTGGTCGAGACCGGGCTGGCGAGCTGGTCCGGCGGCGAGAAGGCCGACCGGCGGCTCATCGTGCGCGGCCAGACGCGGCTGCTGCACGATCTGCGCGCCATCGAGGACCTGGAGCGGGTGCGGCTGCTGTTCGACGACCTCGAAGCCAAGCAGGAGGTGGTCGACCTGCTCGGACGCGCCGAGGAGGCGCAGGGCCTGCGCATCTTCATCGGCTCGGAGAACAAGCTGTTCTCGCTGTCGGGCTCCTCCACAATCGTCGCCCCCTATCGCGACGGTCAGGGCCGGGTGGTCGGCGTGCTGGGTGTGATCGGCCCGACCCGGCTGAACTATGCCCGCATCGTGCCCATGGTCGACTTCACCGCCCGCGTGGTGAGCCGCGTGCTGGCCGGGTCGGGGACTGACGCGGCTTGA
- the rph gene encoding ribonuclease PH, giving the protein MRPSRRQPDEMRAVSFERGVLRHAEGSCLVKFGETHVLVAATLEERLPPWLKGQGRGWVTAEYGMLPRATHERTRREVTSGKPSGRTQEIQRLIGRSLRAVVDLEKLGERQITVDCDVIQADGGTRTASVTGAWIALHDCLSWMKSRGMIPTVPLRDHLAAVSCGIIDGEPRLDLDYAEDSEAHTDVNFVMTGSGGFVEVQGTAEKTPFSEDEFNAMLGLARKGIGKLVDLQKLAVS; this is encoded by the coding sequence ATGCGCCCTTCCCGCCGCCAGCCCGACGAGATGCGTGCCGTCAGTTTCGAGCGCGGCGTGCTGCGCCATGCGGAAGGCTCGTGCCTGGTCAAGTTCGGCGAGACCCATGTGCTGGTCGCCGCGACGCTGGAAGAGCGTCTGCCGCCCTGGCTCAAGGGGCAGGGGCGCGGCTGGGTCACGGCCGAGTACGGCATGCTGCCGCGCGCCACCCATGAGCGCACCCGCCGCGAGGTCACCTCCGGCAAGCCGTCCGGCCGCACGCAGGAAATCCAGCGCCTGATCGGGCGCTCGCTGCGCGCGGTGGTCGACCTCGAAAAGCTCGGCGAGCGCCAGATCACCGTCGATTGCGACGTGATCCAGGCCGATGGCGGCACCCGCACCGCCTCCGTCACCGGCGCCTGGATCGCGCTGCACGACTGCCTGAGCTGGATGAAGTCGCGTGGCATGATCCCCACCGTGCCGCTGCGCGACCATCTGGCCGCCGTCTCCTGCGGCATCATCGACGGCGAGCCGCGCCTCGACCTCGACTATGCCGAGGACTCGGAGGCGCATACGGATGTGAACTTCGTGATGACCGGCTCCGGCGGCTTCGTCGAGGTGCAGGGCACCGCCGAGAAGACGCCTTTCTCCGAGGACGAGTTCAACGCCATGCTCGGCCTAGCCCGCAAGGGCATCGGCAAGCTGGTCGACCTGCAGAAGCTCGCCGTGTCATGA
- a CDS encoding non-canonical purine NTP pyrophosphatase yields MSAPAPRRLEGRIVIATHNPGKLEEMRGLLAPYGVDAVSAGDLGLPEPDETGLTFGENARIKALSAATASGLPAFADDSGLCVEALGGAPGLYTARWAGPEKDFMAAMTRVEEELREAGAELPDLRRAFFISALCLAWPDGHVEDFEGVVNGTLVWPPRGPAGFGYDPMFQPDGQPEDNPRTFGEMTGAEKHGLPPLGDGLSHRARAFMALAQACLGATFD; encoded by the coding sequence ATGAGTGCGCCCGCGCCCCGCCGGCTGGAAGGCCGCATCGTCATCGCCACGCACAATCCCGGCAAGCTGGAGGAGATGCGCGGCCTGCTGGCGCCCTATGGCGTGGACGCGGTTTCGGCCGGCGATCTCGGCCTGCCCGAGCCCGACGAGACCGGCCTGACCTTCGGCGAGAACGCCCGCATCAAGGCGCTGTCGGCGGCGACGGCATCCGGCCTTCCCGCTTTCGCCGACGATTCCGGCCTGTGCGTCGAGGCGCTCGGCGGCGCGCCGGGGCTTTACACCGCCCGCTGGGCGGGGCCGGAAAAGGACTTCATGGCGGCGATGACCCGCGTCGAGGAAGAGCTGCGCGAGGCCGGCGCCGAGCTGCCGGATTTGCGCCGCGCCTTCTTCATTTCCGCGCTCTGCCTCGCCTGGCCGGACGGCCATGTCGAGGATTTCGAGGGCGTGGTGAACGGCACGCTGGTGTGGCCGCCGCGCGGGCCGGCCGGCTTCGGCTACGACCCGATGTTCCAGCCGGACGGTCAGCCGGAGGACAATCCGCGCACCTTCGGCGAGATGACCGGCGCCGAGAAGCACGGCCTGCCGCCGCTCGGCGACGGCCTCTCGCACCGCGCCCGCGCCTTCATGGCGCTGGCGCAGGCCTGCCTCGGGGCGACGTTTGACTGA
- the hemW gene encoding radical SAM family heme chaperone HemW, which translates to MTDGAHSPAGRTALAAPPPADPGFGVYVHWPFCKAKCPYCDFNSHVRHSPPDQARFLAAFRAEIAHTRERIGQRRTHSVFFGGGTPSLMEPGTVGAILEAIDAAWPLDATAEVTLEANPTSVEAGRFRGYRMAGVNRVSLGVQALDDSALKALGRMHTADEALGAVAVARAAFERVSFDLIYARPDQRPEDWAAELRRAIAEGCEHLSLYQLTIEEGTPFAALHRAGRLIVPDSEVARALWDVTQETTHAAGLPAYEISNHARPGAESRHNLLYWRYGEYAGIGPGAHGRLDTPEGRLATSTERGPEEWVARVEADGHGVIVDEPLSRAEQADEYLLMGLRLIEGIDRARFTRLAGRDFDAARLASLLDEGMVETLPGDRLRATSAGLPVLDAIVADLAA; encoded by the coding sequence TTGACTGACGGCGCCCATAGCCCGGCCGGGCGGACCGCCCTCGCGGCTCCCCCGCCGGCCGATCCCGGTTTCGGCGTCTATGTCCACTGGCCGTTCTGCAAGGCCAAGTGCCCCTATTGCGACTTCAACTCGCATGTCCGCCATTCCCCGCCCGATCAGGCGCGTTTCCTTGCTGCCTTCCGGGCCGAGATCGCCCATACGCGCGAGCGCATCGGCCAGCGGCGGACCCATAGCGTGTTCTTCGGCGGCGGCACGCCCTCGCTGATGGAGCCCGGCACAGTTGGCGCCATTCTGGAGGCCATCGACGCCGCCTGGCCGCTCGACGCGACGGCCGAGGTGACGCTGGAGGCCAACCCGACCAGCGTCGAGGCCGGGCGTTTTCGCGGCTACCGGATGGCGGGCGTCAACCGCGTCTCGCTGGGTGTTCAGGCGTTGGACGATTCCGCGCTGAAGGCGCTGGGGCGGATGCACACGGCGGATGAAGCACTCGGCGCGGTGGCGGTCGCCCGCGCCGCCTTCGAGCGCGTCTCCTTCGATCTCATCTATGCCCGCCCCGACCAGAGGCCGGAGGACTGGGCCGCCGAGCTGCGCCGCGCCATCGCCGAGGGCTGCGAGCACCTCTCGCTCTACCAGCTCACCATCGAGGAGGGCACGCCCTTCGCCGCCCTGCACCGCGCCGGCCGGCTGATCGTGCCGGATAGCGAGGTCGCCCGCGCGCTGTGGGACGTGACGCAGGAGACCACGCACGCGGCCGGCCTGCCGGCCTACGAGATTTCCAACCACGCCCGGCCCGGCGCGGAGAGCCGCCACAACCTGCTCTACTGGCGCTACGGCGAATATGCCGGCATTGGCCCCGGCGCCCATGGCCGGCTCGACACACCGGAGGGGCGCCTGGCCACCTCCACCGAGCGCGGCCCGGAGGAATGGGTGGCGCGCGTCGAGGCGGACGGGCACGGGGTCATCGTCGACGAGCCGCTCTCGCGCGCCGAGCAGGCGGATGAGTATCTGCTGATGGGGCTGCGCCTCATCGAAGGCATCGACCGCGCGCGATTCACCCGTCTCGCCGGGCGCGACTTCGACGCCGCGCGCCTCGCCTCGCTGCTGGACGAGGGAATGGTGGAGACGCTGCCGGGCGACCGGCTGCGGGCGACCTCCGCCGGCCTGCCCGTACTCGACGCCATCGTTGCCGATCTGGCGGCGTAG